The following are encoded together in the Penicillium digitatum chromosome 3, complete sequence genome:
- a CDS encoding Nitroreductase family protein, putative, with protein MGSTQPEFKNAATSTLLELVKARRTYYDLKGESPVSDDVIERIVQDSVLHVPSSFNTQTSRVVLLLKEEHKKVWDIALDALEGLVTAGHVPKEQFETSTKPKLESFRAAYGTVLFFVDFESLAPIKEKFATYADKFDPFALESNAMSQYLVWTALQSEGFGANLQHYSPLIDEQIAKTWNIPASWKLDAQLVFGTPNSQPGEKAFAPLEDRFKVFGK; from the exons ATGGGCTCCACTCAACCTGAATTCAAGAATGCGGCTACTTCCACTCTTTTGGAGTTGGTGAAGGCTCGCCGCACATACTATGACCTCAAGGGCGAGAGTCCCGTCTCTGACGATGTCATTGAGCGTATTGTTCAGGATTCCGTTCTGCACGTTCCTAGCTCCTTTAATACTCAGACCTCTCGTGTTGTGCTCCTGCTGAAGGAGGAGCACAAGAAGGTGTGGGATATTGCTCTTGACGCCTTGGAGGGTCTGGTCACCGCTGGACACGTTCCTAAGGAACAGTTCGAGACTTCTACAAAGCCCAAGCTGGAGTCTTTCCGCGCTGCCTACGGAACC gtccttttctttgttgaCTTTGAGTCGCTCGCTCCTATTAAGGAGAAGTTCGCTACCTACGCCGACAAGTTCGACCCCTTTGCCCTGGAGTCGAATGCTATGTCTCAGTACCTTG TCTGGACTGCCCTTCAGTCCGAGGGCTTCGGCGCCAACCTTCAGCACTACAGCCCCCTCATTGATGAGCAGATTGCCAAGACTTGGAACATCCCCGCCTCCTGGAAGTTGGATGCCCAGCTGGTCTTTGGTACTCCTAACTCTCAGCCTGGCGAGAAGGCCTTCGCTCCTCTTGAGGACCGCTTCAAGGTGTTTGGCAAATAA